The following coding sequences are from one Achromobacter sp. B7 window:
- a CDS encoding Hsp20/alpha crystallin family protein codes for MEERNQLAATRGSESLAKVADDTNRPATLPAVDIYENATGITLLADLPGVSKDRLSIKVQSNELLIEGEAAVQVPAEVRLVHNELREPLFRRSFTLGHDLDKDNITANLKHGVLTLQIPRLREAQPRKISVTVT; via the coding sequence ATGGAAGAACGCAACCAACTAGCCGCCACGCGCGGCTCGGAATCCCTGGCCAAGGTCGCTGACGACACCAACCGCCCCGCCACCCTGCCCGCCGTGGACATCTACGAGAACGCCACGGGCATTACGCTCTTGGCCGACCTGCCCGGCGTGTCCAAGGACAGGCTGTCGATCAAGGTGCAGTCGAACGAATTGCTGATCGAAGGCGAAGCCGCGGTGCAGGTGCCGGCCGAGGTGCGGCTGGTGCATAACGAACTGCGCGAACCGCTGTTCCGCCGCAGCTTCACGCTGGGCCACGATCTGGACAAGGACAACATCACCGCCAACTTGAAGCACGGCGTGCTGACCTTGCAGATTCCGCGACTGCGCGAGGCGCAGCCCCGCAAGATCTCTGTCACCGTGACTTGA
- a CDS encoding Hsp20/alpha crystallin family protein: MATYPFFDSGISSALDTLQQLDKILRSSTAPSNLRSTARGDFPPVNVGACADSIEVVAFVPGVDPDALEVTMEKGLLTISGERREEEPSGQTTLYARERARGRFSRVVELPADADPENIQARYTDGCLCISIGKRESAKPRLISIQ, translated from the coding sequence ATGGCAACTTATCCATTTTTCGATAGCGGCATCAGTTCCGCCCTGGACACCCTGCAACAGCTGGACAAAATCCTGCGATCCTCGACCGCGCCTTCCAACCTGCGGTCCACGGCACGCGGCGACTTTCCGCCCGTGAACGTAGGCGCGTGCGCCGACTCGATTGAAGTCGTGGCGTTTGTGCCCGGCGTAGACCCGGACGCGCTTGAAGTCACCATGGAAAAAGGCCTGCTGACCATTTCGGGTGAACGCCGCGAAGAAGAACCTTCCGGGCAAACCACCCTGTATGCACGCGAACGCGCGCGCGGCCGATTCAGCCGCGTGGTGGAACTGCCTGCCGACGCCGATCCAGAGAACATCCAGGCGCGCTACACCGACGGCTGCCTTTGCATTTCGATCGGCAAACGCGAGTCCGCCAAGCCGCGTTTGATTTCCATCCAATGA
- a CDS encoding diguanylate cyclase, with amino-acid sequence MDIFTTIHTHIAALGLPLYAVSASAVQKADTPILLTLHWHGFKPDRTAIAQPLRAVAASALQLNQRWNHYAEIDEAVLEAGWRLGAWDVERVAHPGWCRLNAPLEEAVACRRAFADYSDLPGGQERVALEAPDHSALMELAARKGYLRWMFRPRKNGIWNQTDADDATVDAEGGRTQPCPVHAAPAAQLQKRVTFRLGKAVGIWVCGDARR; translated from the coding sequence ATGGACATATTCACGACTATCCACACGCACATCGCCGCGCTGGGCCTGCCGCTGTATGCGGTCAGCGCCAGCGCGGTGCAAAAGGCAGACACCCCCATTTTGTTGACGCTGCACTGGCATGGCTTCAAGCCTGACCGGACGGCGATTGCACAGCCGCTGCGGGCGGTGGCGGCGTCGGCCTTGCAGTTGAATCAGCGCTGGAACCACTACGCCGAAATCGATGAAGCGGTGCTCGAAGCCGGATGGCGCTTGGGCGCCTGGGACGTGGAACGCGTGGCGCATCCCGGTTGGTGCCGCCTGAATGCGCCGCTGGAAGAAGCCGTGGCTTGCCGTCGGGCGTTTGCCGACTATTCCGATCTGCCCGGCGGGCAGGAACGCGTTGCGCTGGAGGCGCCGGATCATTCGGCGCTGATGGAGCTGGCCGCGCGCAAGGGATATCTGCGCTGGATGTTCCGGCCGCGCAAGAACGGCATCTGGAATCAGACGGACGCGGATGACGCCACGGTGGACGCCGAGGGCGGCCGTACGCAACCGTGTCCCGTGCATGCCGCGCCCGCCGCCCAGCTGCAAAAGCGCGTGACGTTTCGGCTGGGAAAGGCGGTCGGCATCTGGGTCTGCGGTGATGCTCGTCGGTGA
- the groES gene encoding co-chaperone GroES encodes MKIRPLYDRVIVKRIEQERKTASGIVIPDSAAEKPEQGEVVAVGSGKVGRDGAVQKLQLKVGDHVLFGKYAGQTVKVDGQELLVMREDDVLAVLEPTRDTFKKAA; translated from the coding sequence ATGAAGATCCGTCCCCTCTATGACCGGGTAATCGTCAAGCGCATCGAACAGGAACGCAAGACCGCATCCGGCATCGTGATTCCCGATTCCGCGGCGGAAAAGCCCGAGCAGGGCGAAGTCGTGGCGGTCGGTAGCGGCAAGGTCGGTCGCGACGGCGCCGTGCAGAAGTTGCAACTTAAAGTGGGTGACCACGTCCTGTTCGGAAAATACGCCGGGCAGACCGTCAAGGTCGACGGCCAGGAACTCTTGGTCATGCGCGAAGACGACGTGCTGGCGGTGCTGGAACCCACACGCGACACGTTCAAGAAAGCGGCATAA
- the groL gene encoding chaperonin GroEL (60 kDa chaperone family; promotes refolding of misfolded polypeptides especially under stressful conditions; forms two stacked rings of heptamers to form a barrel-shaped 14mer; ends can be capped by GroES; misfolded proteins enter the barrel where they are refolded when GroES binds), producing the protein MSAKDIQFHDNARARVVKGVNILADAVKVTLGPKGRNVLLERSFGAPTITKDGVSVAKEIELKDKFENMGAQIVKQVASKTADVAGDGTTTATVLAQAIVQEGMKYVASGMNPMDLKRGVDQAVQAVVDKLKDLSKPISTSKEIAQVASLSANSDETIGQIIAKAMDKVGREGVITVEDGKSLDNELDVVEGMQFDRGYLSPYFVTDPEKQVAQLDEPLVLLHDKKISNIRDLLPVLEIAAKAGKPLMIVAEDVDGEALATLVVNSIRGVLKVVAVKAPGFGDRRRAMLEDIAILTGATVISDETGMQLEKTTLEQLGNAQRVEVRKEESVIIGGAGKQADIQARVAVLRKQADEATSDYDREKLQERVAKLAGGVAVIKVGAATEVEMKEKKDRVDDALHATRAAVEEGIVPGGGVALLRARTAIHGLKGANADQDAGIRIVLRALEAPLRAIVTNAGDEPSVIVAKVLEGKGNYGYDAATGNYGDLVDLGVVDPTKVTRTALQNAASIAGLILTTDATVAQLPEESKAPAAPTPEMSF; encoded by the coding sequence ATGAGTGCCAAGGACATTCAATTTCACGATAACGCGCGCGCCCGCGTGGTGAAGGGCGTCAACATTCTGGCCGACGCCGTCAAGGTCACGCTGGGTCCGAAGGGCCGCAACGTACTGCTGGAACGCAGCTTCGGCGCGCCCACCATCACGAAGGACGGCGTGTCTGTCGCCAAGGAAATCGAGCTGAAGGACAAGTTCGAAAACATGGGTGCGCAGATCGTCAAGCAAGTGGCCTCGAAGACGGCCGACGTGGCGGGCGACGGCACCACCACCGCCACCGTGCTGGCGCAGGCCATCGTGCAAGAGGGCATGAAGTATGTGGCCTCGGGCATGAACCCCATGGACCTGAAGCGGGGCGTGGACCAGGCGGTGCAGGCGGTGGTGGACAAGCTGAAGGATCTTTCCAAGCCCATCTCGACCAGCAAGGAAATTGCGCAGGTCGCGTCCTTGTCGGCCAATTCCGACGAGACCATCGGCCAGATCATCGCCAAGGCCATGGACAAGGTGGGCCGCGAGGGCGTCATCACGGTGGAAGACGGCAAGTCGCTGGACAACGAACTGGATGTGGTCGAGGGCATGCAGTTTGACCGTGGCTACCTCAGCCCGTATTTCGTGACCGACCCCGAGAAGCAGGTGGCGCAGCTGGACGAGCCGCTGGTGCTGCTGCATGACAAAAAGATCTCGAACATTCGCGATCTGCTGCCGGTGCTGGAAATTGCCGCCAAGGCGGGCAAGCCGTTGATGATTGTGGCCGAGGATGTGGACGGTGAAGCGCTGGCCACCTTGGTCGTGAACTCGATTCGCGGCGTGCTGAAGGTGGTGGCGGTCAAGGCCCCAGGCTTTGGCGACCGCCGCCGCGCGATGCTGGAAGATATCGCCATCCTGACGGGCGCCACGGTGATCTCGGACGAGACCGGCATGCAGCTGGAAAAGACCACGCTGGAACAGCTGGGCAACGCGCAGCGCGTCGAGGTCCGCAAAGAAGAGTCGGTCATCATCGGTGGCGCGGGCAAGCAGGCGGACATCCAGGCGCGCGTGGCGGTCCTGCGCAAACAGGCGGACGAGGCCACCAGCGACTACGACCGCGAAAAGCTCCAGGAGCGCGTGGCGAAGCTGGCGGGCGGGGTGGCGGTCATCAAGGTGGGCGCCGCGACCGAGGTCGAGATGAAAGAGAAGAAGGACCGCGTGGACGACGCGCTGCACGCCACGCGCGCGGCGGTCGAAGAGGGCATTGTGCCCGGGGGCGGCGTGGCGTTGCTGCGGGCGCGCACGGCCATTCACGGCTTGAAGGGCGCCAACGCCGATCAGGACGCCGGCATCCGCATCGTGTTGCGCGCGCTGGAGGCGCCGTTGCGCGCCATCGTCACGAACGCCGGCGACGAGCCCTCGGTGATTGTGGCCAAGGTGCTGGAAGGCAAGGGAAACTACGGCTATGACGCCGCCACCGGCAACTATGGCGACCTGGTGGACCTGGGCGTGGTCGACCCGACCAAGGTGACGCGCACCGCGTTGCAGAACGCGGCGTCTATCGCGGGCCTGATCCTGACCACCGACGCCACCGTGGCGCAGCTGCCGGAGGAGTCCAAGGCACCCGCGGCGCCCACGCCTGAGATGTCGTTCTAA
- a CDS encoding NAD(P)/FAD-dependent oxidoreductase: MLRLTEIKLPLNHTPEELPAAILKKLGIPASDLHGFTIFLRSYDARKKHNILLTYTLDIDVENEAALLARFHDDRHVKPTPDTEYKFVAQAPATLTKRPIVIGTGPCGLFAGLVLAQMGFKPIILERGKAVRERTKDTWGLWRKRILNPESNVQFGEGGAGTFSDGKLYSQIKDPKHYGEKVLKEFVLAGAPEEILYVSKPHIGTFRLVGMVEVMRDTITKLGGEVRFSSKVETLHRENGQVTGVTLASGEHIEADHVVLAIGHSARDTFQMLHEQGVFMEAKPFSIGFRIEHPQSLIDKARFGPSAGHPILGAADYKLVHHASNGRSVYSFCMCPGGTVVAATSEPNRVVTNGMSQYSRNERNANAGIVVGISPEEDYPEHVLAGVDFQRKWESQAFVLGGETYSAPGQLVGDFIAGKASTEFGSVLPSYTPGVHLTDLATALPDFAITAIREALPAFDKSIKGFGMHDAVLTGVETRTSSPVRIKRDNDTLQSLNTKGLFPAGEGAGYAGGILSAGVDGIKIAEAVALSIMGRQG; encoded by the coding sequence ATGTTGCGACTGACCGAAATCAAGCTGCCGTTGAACCACACGCCCGAGGAATTGCCCGCCGCGATTCTCAAGAAACTGGGCATACCGGCCAGCGACCTGCACGGCTTCACCATTTTTTTGCGCAGTTACGACGCGCGCAAAAAGCACAATATCCTGCTGACCTACACGCTGGATATCGACGTGGAAAACGAGGCCGCGCTGCTTGCGCGCTTTCATGACGACCGCCACGTCAAGCCTACGCCCGACACCGAATACAAATTCGTCGCCCAGGCGCCCGCCACGCTGACCAAGCGCCCCATCGTCATCGGCACCGGCCCCTGTGGCCTGTTCGCCGGCCTAGTGCTGGCGCAGATGGGGTTCAAGCCCATCATTCTGGAACGCGGCAAGGCGGTGCGGGAACGCACCAAGGACACCTGGGGCCTGTGGCGCAAGCGCATCTTGAACCCCGAGTCCAACGTGCAGTTCGGCGAAGGCGGCGCGGGCACGTTTTCGGATGGCAAGCTGTACAGCCAGATCAAAGACCCCAAGCACTACGGCGAAAAAGTCCTGAAGGAATTCGTGCTGGCCGGCGCACCGGAAGAAATCCTGTACGTCAGCAAGCCGCACATCGGCACGTTCCGGCTGGTGGGCATGGTGGAAGTCATGCGCGACACCATCACCAAGCTGGGCGGCGAAGTGCGCTTTTCCAGCAAGGTGGAAACGCTGCATCGCGAAAACGGCCAGGTCACCGGCGTCACGCTGGCCAGTGGCGAGCACATCGAAGCCGACCACGTGGTGCTGGCCATCGGCCACAGCGCGCGCGACACGTTCCAGATGCTGCACGAGCAAGGCGTGTTCATGGAAGCCAAGCCTTTCTCGATCGGCTTCCGTATCGAACACCCGCAGTCGCTGATCGACAAGGCGCGCTTTGGCCCCAGCGCCGGCCACCCCATCCTGGGCGCGGCCGATTACAAGCTGGTGCATCACGCCAGCAACGGGCGGTCGGTCTATAGCTTTTGCATGTGCCCGGGCGGCACGGTGGTGGCCGCCACGTCGGAGCCGAACCGCGTCGTCACCAACGGCATGAGCCAGTATTCGCGCAACGAACGCAATGCCAACGCCGGCATCGTGGTCGGGATTTCGCCCGAAGAAGACTACCCGGAACACGTGCTGGCCGGCGTGGACTTCCAGCGCAAGTGGGAATCACAGGCCTTTGTGCTGGGCGGCGAAACGTACAGCGCGCCCGGCCAGTTGGTGGGCGACTTCATCGCGGGCAAGGCGTCCACGGAATTCGGGTCCGTGCTGCCGTCGTACACGCCCGGCGTGCACCTGACCGACCTGGCCACCGCGCTACCCGACTTTGCGATCACGGCCATCCGCGAAGCGCTGCCCGCGTTCGACAAGAGCATCAAGGGCTTCGGCATGCACGACGCCGTGCTGACCGGCGTGGAAACGCGCACGTCGTCGCCCGTGCGCATCAAGCGCGACAACGACACGCTGCAAAGCCTGAATACCAAGGGACTGTTCCCGGCCGGCGAAGGCGCCGGTTATGCGGGCGGAATCTTGTCGGCGGGCGTGGACGGCATCAAGATTGCCGAAGCCGTCGCGCTGAGCATCATGGGCCGCCAAGGCTGA
- a CDS encoding MBL fold metallo-hydrolase, protein MTALTSCPTAQPRYPQSPQHHEGRFRNPLPRPSLGFWQGVKLMWTFFFAKPRGTVPEQAIPVRPLTLADLQAAPDRSLYRLGHSTILLKLRGRFWLTDPVFSKRASPVQWAGPARFHAPPISIEDLPPIAGVILSHNHYDHLDRAAIDKLAAKTARFITPLGVGDQLIAWGVDPARVEQLDWWQSTDVDGLRLTATPAQHFSGRGLTDSDRSLWASWVIQDADLRVFFSGDSGYFDGFKTIGDTYGPFDLTLMETGAYDKRWAFVHMQPEETLQAHLDLRGRWLLPIHNGTFDLALHAWEDPFERIAALAAAKGVALTTPVMGERVAIETPEVGSPWWRIGDAAA, encoded by the coding sequence GTGACCGCCCTCACCTCCTGCCCCACTGCCCAGCCCCGCTATCCGCAGTCGCCCCAACACCACGAGGGCCGTTTTAGAAACCCCTTGCCGCGCCCGTCGCTGGGCTTCTGGCAAGGCGTGAAACTGATGTGGACGTTCTTCTTTGCCAAGCCGCGCGGCACGGTCCCCGAGCAAGCCATTCCCGTGCGCCCCCTCACCCTGGCCGACCTGCAAGCCGCGCCCGACCGCAGCCTGTACCGCCTGGGCCACTCCACCATCCTCTTGAAACTGCGCGGCCGCTTCTGGCTGACCGACCCGGTGTTCTCCAAGCGCGCCTCGCCCGTGCAATGGGCCGGCCCCGCGCGCTTTCACGCCCCGCCCATTTCCATCGAAGACCTGCCGCCCATTGCCGGCGTGATCCTGTCGCACAACCACTACGACCACCTGGACCGCGCCGCCATCGACAAGCTGGCCGCCAAGACCGCCCGCTTCATCACCCCGTTGGGCGTGGGCGACCAGCTGATCGCCTGGGGCGTGGACCCGGCGCGCGTCGAACAACTGGACTGGTGGCAATCCACCGACGTCGACGGCCTTCGACTAACCGCCACGCCGGCCCAGCACTTTTCGGGACGCGGCCTGACCGACTCCGACCGCAGCCTGTGGGCCTCGTGGGTCATCCAGGACGCCGACCTGCGCGTCTTCTTCAGCGGCGACAGCGGCTACTTCGACGGCTTCAAAACCATCGGCGACACCTACGGCCCTTTCGACCTGACGCTGATGGAAACCGGCGCCTATGACAAGCGCTGGGCCTTCGTACACATGCAGCCCGAAGAAACCCTGCAAGCCCACCTGGACCTGCGCGGCCGCTGGTTGCTGCCCATTCATAACGGCACATTCGATCTGGCGCTGCACGCATGGGAAGACCCGTTTGAACGCATTGCCGCGCTGGCAGCGGCCAAAGGCGTCGCGCTGACGACGCCGGTCATGGGGGAACGGGTGGCGATAGAGACCCCGGAGGTGGGTTCCCCCTGGTGGCGAATCGGCGACGCCGCCGCCTGA
- a CDS encoding TetR/AcrR family transcriptional regulator, giving the protein MSSPPTRLTDRKRQAIVRAAVEEFRSAGFEATSMDRIAAAAGVSKRTVYNHFPSKETLFSLILEELWATSADSVSLAYQPDVALDQQLRQLLMQKLDLLADPNFIDLARVAMAEIIHSPERAQAIVCRMGEKEGGETAWIRAAIQDGRLMDVDPEFAGHQLQGLVKSFAFWPQVTLGQPPLSATERKRVADSAVEMFLGCYARRG; this is encoded by the coding sequence ATGTCCAGCCCCCCGACCCGCCTCACTGACCGCAAACGCCAAGCCATCGTGCGCGCGGCGGTGGAAGAGTTTCGGTCGGCCGGGTTTGAGGCCACCAGCATGGATCGCATCGCGGCGGCGGCGGGGGTTTCCAAGCGCACCGTCTACAACCATTTCCCCAGCAAGGAAACGCTGTTCTCGTTGATTCTTGAAGAGCTCTGGGCCACGAGTGCGGACAGCGTTTCGCTGGCCTATCAGCCCGACGTGGCGCTGGATCAGCAGTTGCGGCAGTTGCTGATGCAAAAGCTGGACCTGCTGGCGGACCCCAACTTCATCGATCTGGCGCGCGTGGCCATGGCCGAAATCATCCATTCCCCCGAACGCGCCCAGGCCATCGTGTGCCGCATGGGCGAAAAAGAGGGCGGCGAAACGGCGTGGATACGCGCGGCGATCCAGGACGGGCGGCTAATGGACGTGGACCCCGAGTTCGCCGGCCACCAGTTGCAGGGGCTGGTCAAGAGCTTTGCGTTCTGGCCGCAAGTCACGCTGGGGCAACCGCCATTGAGCGCCACCGAGCGCAAGCGCGTGGCGGATTCGGCGGTGGAGATGTTCTTGGGGTGCTACGCGCGGCGCGGGTGA
- a CDS encoding AbrB/MazE/SpoVT family DNA-binding domain-containing protein, protein MPSATLTSKGQITIPVDVRNRLGLSTGDRIEFVLNEASGRYEMVPATYSVTALKGIIAKPRKPVTIQEMNDAIAEQGKSAR, encoded by the coding sequence ATGCCTTCCGCCACCTTGACTTCCAAGGGCCAGATCACCATTCCGGTCGATGTACGGAACCGTCTGGGCTTGTCGACTGGCGACAGAATCGAGTTTGTTCTAAACGAGGCAAGCGGCCGTTACGAAATGGTGCCGGCAACGTACTCGGTTACGGCGCTCAAAGGCATCATCGCGAAACCACGCAAACCCGTCACGATTCAAGAGATGAACGACGCCATCGCCGAGCAGGGCAAGTCAGCGCGATGA
- a CDS encoding gluconate 2-dehydrogenase subunit 3 family protein yields MTDDAKPRRRFLQALAIVPASTLAVGALTTGCTNAADTKTAAPAKPYEPTYFTKPEWDFIVAAVDHLIPADQYGPGAIEAGVPEFIDRQMETPFGHGKLWYMQGPFHTDQVPELGYQLNQNPREVYRHGIEACNAWCVKTHGKVYAELDKALQEQILKDLQGNKIKLETVPASTFFSFLLSNTKEGFFADPIYGGNKNMVGWKMVGFPGARADYMDWADQPNVKYPYGPVSISGEKG; encoded by the coding sequence ATGACAGATGATGCAAAGCCGCGTCGTCGGTTTCTTCAGGCGTTGGCTATCGTGCCGGCGTCGACATTGGCGGTTGGTGCACTGACCACCGGCTGTACCAACGCTGCGGACACCAAGACCGCCGCGCCCGCCAAGCCCTACGAGCCCACCTATTTCACCAAGCCCGAATGGGACTTCATCGTTGCCGCGGTGGATCACCTGATCCCCGCCGACCAATACGGTCCTGGCGCGATTGAAGCCGGTGTGCCCGAATTCATCGACCGTCAAATGGAAACGCCGTTCGGCCACGGCAAGCTCTGGTACATGCAGGGCCCGTTCCACACCGACCAGGTGCCTGAACTGGGCTATCAGCTGAACCAAAACCCGCGCGAGGTCTATCGCCACGGCATCGAAGCCTGCAATGCCTGGTGCGTGAAAACGCACGGCAAGGTGTATGCCGAGCTGGACAAGGCCTTGCAGGAACAGATCCTGAAAGACCTGCAAGGCAACAAGATCAAGCTGGAAACCGTTCCCGCATCGACCTTCTTCAGCTTTCTGCTTTCCAACACCAAAGAAGGCTTCTTTGCCGACCCGATCTACGGCGGCAACAAGAACATGGTGGGCTGGAAGATGGTGGGCTTTCCCGGCGCGCGCGCCGACTACATGGACTGGGCCGACCAGCCCAACGTCAAGTACCCCTATGGCCCCGTGTCGATTTCTGGGGAAAAGGGGTAA
- a CDS encoding GMC family oxidoreductase, whose product MAIKKDKVDAVLVGFGWTGAILGQELTEAGLHVLALERGGMQDTPKDAEYPKVIDELAYSVRGKLFQDLSKETVTIRHGVDDVAVPYRQNGSFLLGTGVGGAGFHWNGMHYRVLPEELELRTRYETRYGKNFIPEGMTIQDFGVTYDELEPYFSKFEYVCGTSGKAGNLNGKIVEGGNPLEGKRSKEFPLPPLTTTYGAQLFEKAAREVGFNPYPAPAANASGPYTNPYGVRLGPCNFCGFCENYGCYMYSKASPQTTILPVLLKKTNFELRTHSQVIKVNLDSTGKKAIGVTYIDAQGQEIDQPADLVILSAYQMHNVRLLLLSGIGKPYDPKTNEGVVGKNYAYQMNGAVNVLLPKGTQLNPFVGTGAGGVGMDDLNGDQFDHGPLGFVGGASIRHVRYGGRPIKQTPTTPGTPSWGTAWKAGVQDAYQRFMTIGISGSVMSYRDAYLSLDPTYKDAFGQPLLRMTFDWHDNEFDMLGYMGKRMETVAKAMNPEKHFVAVRKKGARYDTRVYQSTHNTGGAIMGSNPKESVVNKYLQSWDVPNVFVMGACVFPQNMGYNPTGLVGALAYWAAQAIRDQYLKNPGPLVQA is encoded by the coding sequence ATGGCAATCAAGAAAGACAAAGTTGATGCGGTCCTGGTCGGGTTCGGCTGGACTGGCGCGATCCTGGGCCAAGAGCTGACCGAAGCCGGCCTGCACGTGCTGGCGCTGGAACGCGGCGGCATGCAGGACACCCCCAAGGACGCCGAATACCCCAAGGTGATCGACGAGCTGGCCTATTCGGTGCGTGGCAAGCTGTTCCAGGACCTGTCGAAAGAAACCGTGACCATCCGCCACGGCGTGGACGATGTGGCCGTGCCGTATCGGCAAAATGGTTCGTTCCTGCTGGGCACTGGCGTGGGCGGCGCGGGCTTCCACTGGAACGGCATGCACTACCGCGTGCTGCCCGAAGAACTGGAACTGCGCACGCGCTACGAAACGCGCTATGGCAAGAACTTCATCCCGGAAGGCATGACCATCCAGGACTTCGGCGTGACCTACGACGAACTGGAACCGTACTTCTCCAAGTTCGAATACGTGTGCGGCACGTCGGGCAAGGCCGGCAACCTGAACGGCAAGATCGTGGAAGGCGGCAATCCGCTGGAAGGCAAGCGCAGCAAGGAATTTCCGCTGCCCCCGCTGACCACCACCTACGGCGCGCAGTTGTTTGAAAAGGCCGCGCGCGAAGTGGGCTTCAACCCGTATCCCGCGCCTGCCGCCAACGCGTCCGGCCCATACACCAACCCGTACGGCGTGCGCCTGGGCCCCTGTAATTTTTGCGGCTTCTGCGAAAACTACGGCTGCTACATGTATTCCAAGGCATCGCCGCAGACGACGATTCTGCCGGTGCTGCTGAAGAAGACCAACTTCGAACTGCGCACGCATTCGCAAGTCATCAAGGTCAATCTGGATTCGACCGGCAAGAAGGCCATCGGCGTGACGTATATCGACGCCCAGGGCCAAGAGATCGACCAGCCGGCCGACCTGGTGATCCTGTCGGCGTATCAAATGCACAACGTGCGTTTGCTGCTGCTGTCGGGTATCGGCAAGCCGTATGACCCCAAGACCAACGAAGGCGTGGTCGGCAAGAACTACGCCTACCAGATGAACGGCGCGGTCAACGTGCTGCTGCCCAAGGGCACGCAACTGAACCCCTTCGTGGGCACGGGCGCGGGCGGCGTCGGCATGGACGACCTGAACGGCGACCAATTCGATCACGGCCCGCTGGGTTTCGTGGGTGGCGCCAGCATTCGCCACGTGCGTTACGGCGGTCGTCCGATCAAGCAGACGCCCACCACGCCGGGCACGCCGTCGTGGGGCACGGCCTGGAAGGCCGGGGTGCAAGACGCGTACCAGCGCTTCATGACGATCGGCATCTCGGGCTCGGTGATGTCGTACCGCGACGCCTATCTGTCGCTGGACCCGACGTACAAGGATGCCTTCGGCCAACCGCTGCTGCGCATGACGTTCGACTGGCACGACAACGAATTCGACATGCTGGGCTACATGGGCAAGCGCATGGAAACCGTGGCCAAGGCCATGAATCCGGAAAAGCACTTCGTGGCGGTGCGCAAGAAGGGCGCGCGCTATGACACGCGCGTCTACCAAAGCACGCACAACACCGGCGGCGCGATCATGGGCTCGAACCCCAAGGAAAGCGTGGTCAACAAGTACCTGCAAAGCTGGGATGTGCCGAACGTGTTCGTGATGGGGGCCTGCGTGTTCCCGCAGAACATGGGCTACAACCCGACCGGGCTGGTGGGCGCCTTGGCCTATTGGGCCGCGCAGGCGATCCGCGATCAGTACTTGAAGAACCCCGGCCCGCTGGTCCAGGCTTAA